Proteins from one Suncus etruscus isolate mSunEtr1 chromosome 3, mSunEtr1.pri.cur, whole genome shotgun sequence genomic window:
- the NGB gene encoding neuroglobin has product MEGPEPELIRQSWREVSRNPLEHGTVLFTRLFELEPDLLPLFQYSCRQLSSPEDCLSSPEFLDHIRKVMLVIDAAVTNVETLSSLEEYLAGLGRKHRTVGVKLSSFSTVGESLLYMLEKCLGPAFTPAMRTAWSQLYGAVVQAMSRGWDSE; this is encoded by the exons ATGGAGGGCCCCGAACCCGAGCTGATCCGGCAGAGCTGGCGGGAGGTGAGCCGCAACCCGCTGGAGCACGGCACCGTCCTGTTCACCAG GCTTTTTGAACTGGAGCCCGACCTGCTGCCCCTCTTCCAGTACAGCTGCCGCCAGCTCTCGAGCCCCGAGGACTGCCTTTCCTCCCCAGAGTTCCTGGACCACATCAGAaag GTGATGCTGGTGATTGATGCTGCAGTGACCAACGTGGAGACACTGTCCTCGCTGGAGGAGTACCTGGCCGGCCTGGGCAGGAAGCACCGTACAGTGGGCGTGAAGCTCAGCTCTTTCTCG ACAGTGGGTGAGTCTCTGCTCTACATGCTGGAGAAGTGCCTGGGCCCTGCCTTCACGCCTGCCATGCGCACCGCCTGGAGCCAGCTCTATGGGGCCGTGGTGCAAGCCATGAGTCGTGGCTGGGACAGCGAGTGA